One genomic window of Leptospira paudalimensis includes the following:
- a CDS encoding sensor domain-containing protein encodes MSLKQITIYIEESDHNFYNRLLRDITNIETCHVHSFPSILKIKPGSIQESAVFLFWNDSNAMEKQKFIFEHFPESPYIILSPNILSPEELSQVAHPTFLHLAEPTYSVGNLDLVLNFAERLIEDMNRSIAYDKIREKVVVLENVFEESLDILMQIDPTTKQIINANKQAVVVLEYTLDEIIGKEFSYFMPPVEVDEDAEFEGNLIESAALRTKSGRLIPTESSFRLFPVNGKMAIWATFRDITERKRSQEQVKNQKAFYEFILDNLDSDIAVLNSNFEYEYTNPVFLSNKEIRKWLFKKTDVDLAEKLDLPPEFYERRKKFLEVAAKENEIVEFEELIQDHNDKVTYLLRKYIPIDDSETKQKRFISFGVDITERKLSEERITYLAYYDALTGLSNRTLFIDHANQALKNHKSTETLLAFYFFDIDNFKFINDSLGHTKGDILLQMVGARLKRVMTEVDTVARFGGDEFAILKVDVPNKSAAAEFAQKILDILSQPFHIMGRDLFTTVSMGIALSPNDGVTSAELLKNSDMAMYKAKELGRNNYKFYTNELILRSEKRLYIENSLRKAIQNEELILFFQPKISTITNQVCGAEALIRWKHPERGWVPPIEFIPVAEDSGIIERIGDWVLEEACRLKKTWCEMNLPSFPLSINVSGKQLARANWSHRVQATILQYGINPEEIELELTESSIMENPEKSIEAFEYLSELGIKVSIDDFGTGYSSLSYLKKINADVIKIDRSFVVDLELNEDDRAICKAIINMAHSLGLEVIAEGVENPAQRDLLHDLGCHMIQGYLYSKPLPEPEFVAFVQKFNESAKTK; translated from the coding sequence ATGTCACTGAAACAGATCACAATCTATATTGAAGAATCTGATCATAACTTCTACAATCGGCTGTTACGTGACATAACGAACATTGAAACTTGTCATGTACATAGTTTCCCATCGATCTTAAAAATCAAACCTGGCTCTATCCAAGAATCAGCTGTGTTTTTATTTTGGAATGATTCCAATGCAATGGAAAAACAAAAATTTATTTTTGAACATTTTCCTGAATCTCCTTATATCATTTTATCGCCTAACATTCTTTCACCAGAAGAACTATCCCAAGTTGCACACCCTACATTTTTACATTTAGCGGAACCTACATATTCAGTAGGAAACTTGGATTTGGTATTAAACTTCGCAGAACGCTTGATAGAAGATATGAACCGATCGATTGCCTATGATAAAATTCGCGAAAAGGTTGTGGTTTTAGAAAATGTCTTTGAAGAGTCTTTGGACATTCTAATGCAAATTGATCCAACTACCAAACAAATCATCAATGCAAACAAACAAGCAGTTGTTGTATTGGAATATACACTAGATGAAATTATTGGCAAAGAATTTTCATACTTTATGCCACCGGTTGAAGTTGATGAAGATGCAGAGTTTGAAGGAAACTTAATCGAAAGTGCTGCACTCAGAACAAAATCAGGTAGATTGATCCCAACAGAGTCTTCTTTCCGGTTGTTTCCAGTGAATGGTAAGATGGCGATATGGGCTACGTTCCGAGATATCACGGAACGGAAACGATCACAAGAACAAGTCAAAAACCAAAAAGCATTTTATGAATTTATTTTGGATAATTTGGACTCTGACATTGCAGTGCTAAATTCAAATTTTGAATATGAATATACAAACCCAGTATTTTTATCCAATAAAGAAATTCGCAAATGGTTATTCAAAAAAACAGATGTTGACCTTGCTGAAAAATTAGATTTACCTCCAGAGTTTTATGAACGTAGGAAAAAATTCTTAGAAGTTGCAGCGAAAGAAAATGAAATCGTTGAATTCGAAGAACTCATCCAAGATCATAATGATAAAGTTACTTATCTCTTAAGAAAGTACATTCCTATTGACGATTCCGAAACCAAACAAAAACGATTTATTAGTTTTGGTGTAGATATTACGGAACGTAAATTATCGGAAGAAAGAATTACCTACCTAGCTTATTATGATGCATTAACAGGACTTTCAAATCGTACTCTATTTATTGATCATGCGAACCAAGCACTCAAAAATCATAAATCAACAGAAACCTTACTCGCGTTTTACTTTTTTGATATCGATAATTTTAAATTCATCAATGATAGTTTGGGTCATACCAAAGGTGATATTTTATTACAAATGGTAGGAGCAAGACTCAAACGAGTGATGACAGAAGTGGATACCGTTGCTCGTTTTGGTGGAGATGAATTTGCAATTCTGAAAGTTGATGTTCCAAATAAAAGTGCGGCTGCTGAGTTTGCGCAAAAAATTTTAGATATCTTAAGCCAACCATTTCATATCATGGGAAGAGATTTATTCACGACTGTCAGTATGGGAATTGCTCTTTCACCTAATGACGGTGTAACATCTGCCGAGTTACTAAAAAATTCTGACATGGCCATGTACAAAGCAAAAGAATTAGGCAGAAATAATTATAAATTTTATACAAACGAACTCATTTTACGATCCGAAAAACGTTTGTACATTGAAAACTCACTTCGAAAGGCCATCCAAAACGAAGAGTTAATTTTATTTTTCCAACCTAAAATCTCTACGATTACCAACCAAGTTTGCGGAGCTGAGGCGCTCATCCGATGGAAACATCCAGAAAGGGGTTGGGTTCCACCAATTGAATTCATTCCCGTTGCAGAAGACTCGGGTATCATCGAGCGGATCGGGGATTGGGTTTTAGAAGAAGCTTGTCGTTTGAAAAAAACTTGGTGCGAAATGAATTTACCAAGTTTTCCACTCAGTATCAATGTGAGTGGTAAACAGCTAGCGCGTGCTAATTGGTCTCACCGAGTACAGGCAACGATTTTACAATATGGAATCAATCCGGAAGAAATTGAGTTAGAACTCACTGAAAGTTCAATCATGGAAAATCCAGAAAAAAGCATCGAAGCATTTGAGTATTTATCCGAACTCGGGATCAAAGTTTCAATTGATGATTTTGGAACTGGTTATAGTTCCTTGAGTTATCTCAAAAAAATCAACGCGGATGTGATCAAAATTGATCGATCCTTTGTTGTTGATTTAGAACTCAATGAAGATGATCGCGCTATTTGTAAGGCAATCATCAATATGGCACATTCTCTAGGTCTAGAAGTAATTGCAGAAGGTGTTGAGAACCCTGCTCAAAGGGATTTGTTACATGACTTGGGTTGTCATATGATCCAGGGGTATTTATACAGCAAACCACTACCTGAGCCAGAATTTGTTGCGTTTGTACAAAAATTTAACGAATCCGCGAAAACAAAATAG
- a CDS encoding M23 family metallopeptidase → MVRYFSIFFIIIFFVQAVPAESRENKKKSPKHTTSSGNYFVKKEEKNFSLLMEARRFGRGEVIFLRLTPKDKKWINESYKVSWLGKDVILTKRENSMIAFLPISPDTPAGAMTLEIVSKIFFVKRGQKQYQIILEPTKFQVIKKNQQIKVDEKFVTKELPKEVLDFIQECKNAKELAFSKSSQLQFQKNFKNPLESIYITSKFYVRRDYNNKQGRPHGGVDFRGKTGTPVYAIQDGTVVLAQKTYYEGNFTIIDHGNKIFSFYMHQDEIKVKVGEQVKQGQQIGTVGTTGMSTGPHLHLGAKINGVLVDPLSLIALQSISESN, encoded by the coding sequence ATGGTTCGTTATTTTTCTATATTCTTCATAATCATTTTCTTTGTCCAAGCAGTACCTGCTGAATCACGTGAAAATAAAAAGAAATCTCCCAAACATACAACGTCTTCAGGAAATTATTTTGTAAAAAAAGAAGAGAAAAATTTTTCGCTTCTAATGGAAGCTCGCAGGTTTGGTCGGGGTGAAGTAATTTTTTTACGATTAACTCCAAAAGATAAGAAATGGATCAATGAATCCTACAAAGTGAGTTGGTTAGGAAAAGACGTCATATTAACCAAACGCGAAAATAGTATGATCGCATTTTTACCAATCTCTCCAGACACTCCAGCAGGAGCGATGACCTTAGAGATAGTTTCCAAAATCTTTTTTGTCAAACGTGGCCAAAAACAATACCAAATTATCTTGGAACCAACCAAGTTCCAAGTGATCAAAAAAAACCAACAAATCAAAGTCGATGAAAAGTTTGTCACAAAGGAATTGCCAAAGGAAGTCTTAGATTTTATCCAAGAATGTAAAAACGCAAAAGAATTAGCATTTTCAAAATCGAGCCAATTACAATTCCAAAAGAATTTTAAAAATCCTTTAGAGTCTATTTACATCACAAGTAAATTCTATGTAAGACGAGATTATAATAACAAACAAGGTCGCCCTCACGGTGGTGTTGATTTTAGAGGGAAAACAGGAACACCTGTGTATGCGATTCAAGATGGAACAGTTGTTTTAGCACAAAAAACTTATTATGAAGGAAATTTTACCATCATCGATCATGGGAATAAAATCTTTTCTTTTTATATGCACCAAGATGAGATTAAAGTGAAAGTTGGTGAACAAGTGAAACAAGGACAGCAGATTGGAACAGTAGGAACTACTGGTATGTCCACTGGCCCTCACTTACACTTGGGTGCAAAAATTAATGGAGTGTTAGTTGATCCACTTTCACTCATTGCGTTACAATCAATTTCTGAATCGAATTGA